The genomic segment ATTGGTTAGTGAGTGAGAAGTAAGCCAGGTATGCACTAAACAATATATCATATTCGTCTCAATTACTGTACAGGTTCTTTACCAGGTGAGTTTCATTAGatgcacataatatatacatgatAATTATCTGTAATTTTGAAGAATGACATAGTCACAGCGAGCCAGTCTCTGGTCCTGCCTATTAATCGGAGAAACACTTGTACTAAATTTCATATGGACCTGTTTGTACAGcgtttaattttcaaagtgACGAGCTCGCTctatgtaacgtattactgaaAAACGGTGCATCGAGGTAATGTCGAGCAAGGAATAGTAAAAGTTGTTCCCATATGAAAGGTATTTTTATCATGTAGTACTATAGATATTGTCTACAGAGCAAGATAGGAGAAGGTATACCTATGCTTGCTTTGATCGGTATAATGTCTTCATAGGGTAAATCAATTATATAACTTCAACGACTGCATAGCTTTTTTGTCGAAAAGAAATTAGTGGTttagtggaggaaacagtgcCTACTTCCGTAGACCTGCCACAACAGTGCCCTGTGTGACTGTGACTATACAATCCTAGCTTCTACTACGCATTTCTGAGGTATTTATATCGGAATGATAATACCAAACATGTCCTTTTATTAGGAAAATTAGACGTTTTCAAAAtggtgatctttattttggaGCAATATTTGAGTGCTTAAAGTTATGATAACAAACTCCTGCTCTTACTTTCCTTATTCCCTGATTGTAATTTATTGGAGCATATTCAATTTGAAAtcaaacaattattaattagtcAGGGAAAATTTCTGCTATGTACCCAAAGGAACAAGTTTAATTATTACGTTTAAGATAATAAAGCCataattctttgaaataataCAAGATTCATATGTATAgtccaaaaatataaaatacgcaTATTTAATAGCCATGTGGCTATAATTGATTAATCGATAAATAAGTCCAGATTATAACTTGGTATATAGTTGTATCGTCGTCTTTTGAACTCTACTTGTAAAAGTtcaaaaaatatgtatcatatatgATGCATATTCTTCCCTTTGCATGCATTTTTTCTCCATTATTTTTAGTTCTGAGAGACAGGACATGGCGAAGCTCAGTCAAATTTTCTTAGCAGAAAGTCGTAATTCTTATAGTATCATGGTACAGCGATTTGAAGGTTGATGACAGGTCATGTGGAATGTATCTTATGGTGCTCCGAGGACATCCCCTTTAATCATATCTTGTCTTATTCTTTTAACGCGTCCTTCATTTCGGCTTATAGAAAACTCATACTTTGTGCGCGTACTACATTTGTGTAATTCATATGTAATTCATATTGACTCATGATAAACCATTCacacatttaataatatacttcCTGAACcacatatattaaaaaaaaaaaaaaaagaaatagaaagaaaaaaagatagaaatggAAGAAACAAAGTATCAAAATAATGGCTCTAAATAAAGGATCGTCTTGTATTGTTACATTGGGATGAAAGGAGTTTTACATGATAAAAGATCCCAAttgtttctaattaaaatttgttatccATCATGATAGGTTTTCATTCCACtctcatttcatttttatattgtcATACatctgataaataattttatattgaaggagaattactaaaaataaatttattaaaacattatttcAGCACATGAAAAGACCTACTCACATGAAAAAGcagtaaatttattaaatagtattaaatttttatgttaataAGTATCTTCTAAAAAGGTTAATAACATTTGTTATGTAACttttgtaatgataattaatgtCACTTTTTCGTCTATAAGTTTATTAATacatcaattatttttatttaaattttgtataatgtatttaaaaactcATTCTGTTTATTTCCAATGTCACAAGCAAAGATGATCAGTTTTGATTATGTAATCTGCTTCCTCACACATGTAGCCGACAGAAgtatgataattttttaaatgtcatGTATTAGGACAAGgttaacaaataatatataaatacgttaTCCTGTGCTATTTGGTAACGACCGAAATTAATAtgagagaaaaagataataGGATCATAATTTCTAAAAGCTGTATTGTCTATTTTCAGACAGGAGACATGCCATGGGGATATAACCATTACAACAGGCTCACTTGCACACtgcttaatataatattaaggtAAAGATTTTGCataatctaaaaattccaataatgaattttatacacTTGCGTTTAAGTTGATATTTGTCGCATCGCGTACTCTTCAAGCTAATTacgaaaaatcaaaattctaaaaatttagtatctaattaatattgtcaacattataatttaaaaattaaaaacagatTTATTAGTAACTTATTCGTATCTGATGCAAATGTTACTTTAGGctacatataaaaaaagatatcaaGGTAAATTGTCTATAGTTTACATTGTAATACTTTTAagattgttaattaaatttaataaaacagtaCTACAATGAAAGTATCAGGTTCTTTTGGAAAACATGCAAACATTAAAATAGGCAGGAATATAAGCAAAGTAACAGACACTGTACAATTTctaacattaaattataaaatttattaaataaaaatatatacaggaATAACACGTTATTGAGCGATAGGATATTCTACCTGAATACTGTACATAGTAGTGATATTTGCTATAATACAATTGTCCGCTAGAATCAAATTATCTTTGTACAAAACTAAAATACTGTATATCAAgtgtaaatatttgtattggCTGAATGACTTTGGTTCCATCATGCGTAAATTATTgactttctttaaattttatgtcAACAAACaccaaaaaattatattattaaatagaaacaattttatttaagccctataaattttgtaacctaaaaataatatattatctaaTTCGTATGATTTGTCTTGATAATAAAAAGgtgaaagatttaaaaattttgctaCCTCTTCGTATACGGTCCAAGCCATTGCAGTCACTAATGTCCTTCTCAACATTCGTGGAACAATGCCTTTAAAATATCCTAATAtaccatattttttataaatcctAAAAGCTGCATTACGAACGTCTCTAAATTCGTTGGGATATAATTGCATTTTTGTCTTGATTACATCAGCAGGTTGTGTTACAATGGAAGCAAATATTCCTGCTAATATTCCACAACTAAAATGAATCGGAGCTGACGATTTGGCGTAGGGCAaatctaaaaagaaatattaaaaagatataatcaTATCATGAATAAATtagtttctaattttattttgataaaaatttacctGCTTCcgtaaaaatactttttaattgaGTATAAAACGTGAGATAAATGCCACTATAAGGAGCATCTCTTAATAATGTTGGTATTAACCCTCTTGAAAGACCTCTTACTCCTTCCTGCTTGTAAATTAATCTTAATGCTTCTGCTACactattgtatttataaacatCACTCTATGAAAAcaatatcaatattaaattttatgatttcatGTAACCGGTATTAACTGGAATATTCTagattattaatatcaatatttttatgtctaatcattaaattttactttctgcatatttttctttctatagtgtatatattaaaatataaatatatttataataattacaccTACTTCAAAACGTGTTTTTACTACTGTTATTGGAATTAATAAAACTCCAGACATAGACCTTGCAGTAATACCTAATAACAAAGCTTCTGTAGATGTGAGTGGATCTTTTAGATGCAATGTGTGCTTTAACCAATGTAATGTTGAAAAATACAATCCAACACCAGGTACAACTCTAGTAATGGtctgaaaattttgtttaatcagTAACATTTCTTAAGTTTCTTAAATCtaataattgcaaaaattcTTACTGGAGTCATACCCTTCCAGAGTCCAAacacattttcatttttgattATATGAATTGCTATGCCTAAAGTACCACTTTTTGGAGTACTAGTGCAAGAAtaagcaaattaaataattttgtataaattaatttaaaaaatgaaacatattattttacacTTACTCAAGATGCATATTTACTTTGCTTTGGAGTCTGGTTTTAACAAGATCCAGtggttgaaataaaattgttgaaaatgtaCCAGATAGTGATCCCACAAGAAAAGACTTCAAAACAGGatactaaaaaaaatatatataaaaattttaattttgaaaatgcattggaataaatgatatatttctaattaaacaTTTGAGATACTGTGCAAATCTAtctctatttatataatttagaaaGATTATATTGGAGATGCGATACAATAGAATAGTAGATATTAATACATCTCATATGATAACTGTGATTGTAATACACATATGCCATGTTATCTTGCATGAGTTTACTCACGTGagttataaatttcttttaaaaggtcaatataattattatctatacatatttcttaattatttgttttaattgtaaactatatctaaaaataatatgcTGCAGTCTAGATCTGTAGACTATGAAAAAATACTTcctataaaaagaatttataatatttaattcataCAATGTTTGGTACAGATATAACATTTCTAAATGATGATTAATACATGGCCTGCTTTTATGTCtaactaaatattaaaattttattttgaatatctttgaatattatcaaaattataaatctattttttataattgtataacagttacatttttatgatAGTCGTAGAatagataattttttattttctttttcagctTATACTTGTAAATTTGGGACATCAAACTCGCAAATTCATAATGCAAATGAACACATGAGATACTAAATGGTGGATACTGCTCCACATAAATCATCTCCCATCCAGTACACCTCTTTTTCTAATTAGaggtattttttattcaaatatattagtactttctttttttattcaatgtaTAGAATAATCTTTATCAAAAaaggtataatatataatataatatattaataattaaataaataaattttatttaatatatttaaacactAAT from the Bombus fervidus isolate BK054 chromosome 12, iyBomFerv1, whole genome shotgun sequence genome contains:
- the LOC139993034 gene encoding mitochondrial glycine transporter; its protein translation is MQGYSIDPEHDETKIKEDYPVLKSFLVGSLSGTFSTILFQPLDLVKTRLQSKVNMHLDTPKSGTLGIAIHIIKNENVFGLWKGMTPTITRVVPGVGLYFSTLHWLKHTLHLKDPLTSTEALLLGITARSMSGVLLIPITVVKTRFESDVYKYNSVAEALRLIYKQEGVRGLSRGLIPTLLRDAPYSGIYLTFYTQLKSIFTEADLPYAKSSAPIHFSCGILAGIFASIVTQPADVIKTKMQLYPNEFRDVRNAAFRIYKKYGILGYFKGIVPRMLRRTLVTAMAWTVYEEVTKFIGLK